A region from the Musa acuminata AAA Group cultivar baxijiao chromosome BXJ1-10, Cavendish_Baxijiao_AAA, whole genome shotgun sequence genome encodes:
- the LOC135596177 gene encoding uncharacterized protein LOC135596177 isoform X1, which translates to MIGVGKIKQYTNVLDKPLSRGRQEVFVDLFLKWSLAIPDLHPVVKKSCIFARSHVSLSAFAFLFSELVQYNQTQVDNIAELERRLEDAGYAVGARVLELLCHREKGNRRETRLLGILSFVHSTVWKVLFGKVADSLEKGTEHEDEYMISEKELLVNRFISVPKDMGAFNCGAFVAGIVKGVLDGAGFPAVVTAHFVPVDGQQRPRTTILIKFAEEVLRRESRLG; encoded by the exons ATGATCGGCGTGGGAAAGATCAAGCAGTACACCAACGTTCTCGACAAACCCCTCAGTAGAGGCCGGCAAGAG GTTTTTGTCGATCTGTTCTTGAAATGGTCGCTCGCAATTCCCGATCTCCACCCAGTAGTCAAGAAATCGTGCATCTTCGCGCGATCTCAT GTCAGCTTGAGTGCATTCGCATTTTTGTTCTCGGAACTGGTGCAATACAACCAGACTCAAGTTGATAATATTGCAGAGTTGGAGAGAAG GCTTGAAGATGCTGGCTATGCTGTTGGAGCAAGAGTTCTTGAGCTTCTTTGTCATAGAGAGAAG GGTAACAGAAGGGAGACACGTCTGCTTGGAATTTTATCTTTTGTGCATAGTACTGTTTGGAAGGTTCTATTTGGAAAG GTGGCGGACTCACTTGAGAAAGGAACTGAACACGAAGATGAGTACATGATAAGTGAAAAAGAGCTTTTGGTTAACCG ATTTATATCGGTACCAAAGGACATGGGAGCATTCAATTGTGGGGCATTTGTTGCTGGAATCGTGAAG GGTGTCCTAGATGGTGCTGGTTTTCCTGCTGTTGTGACGGCACACTTTGTTCCAGTGGATGGTCAACAACGACCACGCACTACAATTTTAATAAAGTTCGCAGAAGAG GTGCTCAGGAGGGAATCAAGACTGGGCTGA
- the LOC135594835 gene encoding cyclin-dependent kinase inhibitor 1-like: MGKYTRKCSRGVGELAVMEVTQVVGVRTRGQSHSLADAAAAAVKSPRRRRTAAPPSTEVVQTSSYLQLRSRPLFMTIRRPRLQAEYSPAASDPGPAAEGISQCSSNGSSEVVGDGTKVEVLGSSTCNFKSRRARLLCLQFFNFSPFSSSILLWFTRLYLDSGRETTPSSVARREAGDLESTAARERMRSGSSPTVGATTTEAEIEEFFAAAETDQAQRFAEKYNYDVIGDVPLDGRFDWVRINL, encoded by the exons ATGGGGAAGTACACGAGGAAGTGCAGCAGAGGGGTCGGAGAACTCGCGGTGATGGAGGTGACCCAGGTGGTTGGGGTGAGGACGAGAGGGCAGTCCCACTCCCTGGCCGACGCGGCCGCTGCCGCCGTCAAGAGTCCAAGGCGGAGGAGAACGGCCGCGCCGCCGTCCACGGAGGTAGTGCAGACGTCGTCCTACCTCCAGCTCCGCAGCCGCCCCCTCTTCATGACGATCCGGAGGCCGCGGTTGCAGGCAGAGTATTCCCCCGCCGCCTCCGACCCCGGCCCTGCTGCGGAGGGGATCTCCCAGTGCTCGAGCAACGGTTCTAGCGAGGTGGTGGGCGACGGGACG AAAGTCGAGGTTCTGGGGAGTTCGACGTGCAACTTCAAATCTAGAAGGGCGAGGTTGCTGTGCTTGCAATTCTTTAATTTTTCGCCCTTTTCTTCTTCCATTCTGCTTTGGTTTACACGTCTTTATCTCGACTCCGGTAGAGAGACGACCCCCTCGAGCGTGGCACGTCGCGAAGCGGGCGATCTGGAATCGACGGCTGCGAGGGAGAGAATGAGGTCGGGTTCGAGTCCGACGGTTGGGGCGACAACGACGGAAGCCGAAATCGAGGAGTTTTTCGCGGCGGCGGAGACGGATCAGGCGCAGCGCTTCGCCGAGAA GTACAATTACGACGTTATCGGCGACGTTCCGTTGGACGGCCGCTTCGACTGGGTTCGGATCAACCTTTGA
- the LOC135596177 gene encoding uncharacterized protein LOC135596177 isoform X2: MIGVGKIKQYTNVLDKPLSRGRQEVSLSAFAFLFSELVQYNQTQVDNIAELERRLEDAGYAVGARVLELLCHREKGNRRETRLLGILSFVHSTVWKVLFGKVADSLEKGTEHEDEYMISEKELLVNRFISVPKDMGAFNCGAFVAGIVKGVLDGAGFPAVVTAHFVPVDGQQRPRTTILIKFAEEVLRRESRLG; the protein is encoded by the exons ATGATCGGCGTGGGAAAGATCAAGCAGTACACCAACGTTCTCGACAAACCCCTCAGTAGAGGCCGGCAAGAG GTCAGCTTGAGTGCATTCGCATTTTTGTTCTCGGAACTGGTGCAATACAACCAGACTCAAGTTGATAATATTGCAGAGTTGGAGAGAAG GCTTGAAGATGCTGGCTATGCTGTTGGAGCAAGAGTTCTTGAGCTTCTTTGTCATAGAGAGAAG GGTAACAGAAGGGAGACACGTCTGCTTGGAATTTTATCTTTTGTGCATAGTACTGTTTGGAAGGTTCTATTTGGAAAG GTGGCGGACTCACTTGAGAAAGGAACTGAACACGAAGATGAGTACATGATAAGTGAAAAAGAGCTTTTGGTTAACCG ATTTATATCGGTACCAAAGGACATGGGAGCATTCAATTGTGGGGCATTTGTTGCTGGAATCGTGAAG GGTGTCCTAGATGGTGCTGGTTTTCCTGCTGTTGTGACGGCACACTTTGTTCCAGTGGATGGTCAACAACGACCACGCACTACAATTTTAATAAAGTTCGCAGAAGAG GTGCTCAGGAGGGAATCAAGACTGGGCTGA
- the LOC103969171 gene encoding methionine aminopeptidase 1D, chloroplastic/mitochondrial — MAACTSSLQPRLLSSIFGDRLVHSSAPFLGRNPGFKNASIQFSRTLCNLADILFNRRSKDDLINNKRKLLQPGKVSPRLHVPDHILKPPYVNSHHTPGIASGPEIHDEMGKESMWASGRLAAQVLEYAGTLVQPGITTDEIDKAVHQMIVDNGAYPSPLGYGGFPKSVCTSINECICHGIPDSRALEDGDIINIDVTVYLNGYHGDTSATFFCGDVDEDAKKLVQVTRECLQKAILRCAPGVEFKQIGKTIHDHADKFRLGVVRQFVGHGVGRVFHADPVILHFRNNERGCMILGQTFTIEPMLTMGSTRSVIWDDNWTAVTEDGSLSAQFEHTILITENGAEILTQC, encoded by the exons ATGGCGGCGTGCACATCTTCTCTCCAACCTCGCCTTCTTTCCTCCATCTTCGGCGACCGCCTCGTCCACTCGTCCGCGCCTTTCCTCGGCCGCAACCCAG GATTCAAGAATGCATCAATCCAGTTCTCAAGAACACTATGCAACCTAGCTGATATTCTATTCAATAGAAG AAGTAAAGATGACCTGATAAACAATAAACGCAAACTTCTGCAACCTGGAAAAGTTTCCCCTCGTCTACATGTGCCAGATCACATATTGAAGCCTCCATATGTAAATTCTCATCACACACCGGGAATTGCTAGTGGACCTGAAATTCATGATGAAATGGGAAAAGAAAGCATGTGGGCATCTGGAAGGCTTGCTGCGCAAGTATTGGAATATGCTGGAACTCTTGTTCAG CCAGGTATTACAACTGATGAAATTGACAAAGCAGTTCACCAAATGATTGTTGATAATGGAGCATATCCTTCACCTCTTGGCTATGGTGGCTTCCCAAAGAGTGTTTGTACATCAATAAATGAATGTATTTGCCATGGGATACCAGATTCCCGTGCACTTGAG GACGGtgatatcatcaatatcgatGTTACTGTATATCTTAAT GGCTATCATGGTGATACTTCTGCCACATTCTTTTGTGGTGATGTTGACGAGGATGCAAAGAAACTGGTTCAG GTAACTAGAGAGTGTCTCCAGAAGGCGATATTAAGATGTGCACCTGGAGTGGAGTTCAAACAAATCGGCAAAACTATACA TGATCATGCAGATAAGTTTCGGCTTGGCGTAGTTAGGCAGTTTGTTGGTCATGGTGTTGGACGAGTATTCCATGCTGATCCTGTTATCCTTCACTTTA GAAATAATGAGCGTGGATGTATGATACTCGGTCAAACATTTACAATAG AACCTATGCTTACAATGGGGAGCACTAGATCTGTCATATGGGATGATAACTGGACTGCGGTAACCGAAGACGGAAGCCTATCTGCCCAATTTGAGCACACCATACTGATCACAGAAAATGGGGCAGAAATACTGACACAATGCTAG